In a single window of the Nitrospira sp. genome:
- a CDS encoding PilN domain-containing protein, whose protein sequence is MIRINLLPGGPKGRQAKPQYDVRAQVLLGVGMVVVTLAGCWWYSTALDSELEARQEEKQTKEKQVAQLKEQVKQVQDFEQKKKLLEDKNRIIDQLEQSRMGPVKVLDHVSQSLEPLKVWLTKLGVTSETVELEGKALTNDDVVEFVNNLRRTDYFTSINLQESKAAVENKINVYQFRLVFRLKG, encoded by the coding sequence ATGATACGGATTAACCTGCTTCCTGGCGGACCGAAAGGGCGCCAGGCAAAGCCCCAGTACGATGTTCGGGCCCAAGTACTGCTTGGCGTGGGGATGGTCGTGGTGACGTTGGCCGGTTGTTGGTGGTATTCCACCGCGCTGGATAGTGAGCTGGAGGCGAGGCAAGAGGAGAAACAGACAAAGGAAAAGCAAGTTGCTCAATTGAAGGAGCAGGTTAAACAAGTTCAGGATTTTGAACAGAAGAAGAAACTGCTTGAGGACAAGAATCGGATCATTGACCAACTTGAGCAGTCAAGAATGGGGCCGGTCAAGGTGCTCGACCATGTCAGCCAAAGCCTAGAGCCGCTCAAGGTATGGCTGACCAAGCTGGGGGTCACGTCAGAAACGGTCGAGTTGGAAGGGAAGGCGTTAACCAACGACGACGTCGTGGAATTCGTGAACAACTTGCGTCGAACGGATTATTTTACCAGTATCAACCTACAGGAAAGTAAGGCTGCTGTGGAGAATAAGATCAACGTTTATCAATTTCGGTTGGTGTTTCGCTTAAAGGGGTAA
- the rpoN gene encoding RNA polymerase factor sigma-54, which yields MKLRLDLKLSQKLIMTPQLQQAIKLLQLSRLELQQSLTQHLLENPLLDEVQSDVEEAESSVTEGKGEEIDGVAEPEQSVQDESREERGSPEEFSASGWEEYFGRDRRGGDAEYASAQDDLPSYEQTVAKPTSLEEHLLWQLSLSTLTDQEKTIGRLIIGNLEDDGYLRISLAEVIAGTGFEESEAESVLKDIQTFDPTGVAARDLPECLLLQLRHLGRNPFGSLGAPPGALKTSVIEAIVLHHLKDLEKRQYAKIARALNVTVEDVFHATKVIGELEPKPGRPFINTQNYVIVPDVFVVKNDGEWVVLLNDDGLPRMRISPYYKQLISSGQSGAPETKAYMDEKMRAAQWVIRSIEQRNRTIVKVVSSIVKFQEEFFEHGVQYLKPLVLKQVAEDIGMHESTISRVTANKYMYCPQGMLELKFFFNAGLQRADEPSGMHSSVSVRDMIKTMVAQEDAKRPLKDEEIAARLFSQGVRIARRTVAKYRAELNIASASQRKQFF from the coding sequence ATGAAACTGCGTCTTGATCTGAAGCTCAGTCAAAAATTAATCATGACGCCCCAGTTGCAGCAGGCCATTAAACTGTTGCAGCTGTCGCGCCTTGAATTACAGCAGAGCCTGACACAGCACCTCTTAGAGAACCCTCTGCTTGACGAGGTTCAATCTGACGTAGAAGAGGCTGAGTCATCGGTCACTGAGGGAAAGGGTGAAGAAATCGATGGCGTGGCCGAGCCGGAACAGAGTGTTCAGGATGAATCACGGGAAGAGCGAGGGTCGCCGGAAGAGTTTTCCGCCTCAGGCTGGGAAGAGTACTTTGGGAGAGATCGGCGAGGTGGGGATGCCGAATATGCTTCCGCTCAGGATGACCTGCCGTCCTACGAACAGACTGTGGCCAAGCCCACTTCGCTGGAGGAACATCTGCTCTGGCAGTTATCATTATCGACACTCACCGATCAAGAGAAAACAATCGGACGTCTGATTATTGGAAATCTTGAAGACGACGGGTATCTGCGCATTTCGTTGGCTGAAGTTATTGCTGGAACAGGGTTTGAGGAGTCGGAGGCGGAGTCTGTCCTGAAGGACATTCAAACCTTCGATCCAACAGGAGTTGCTGCCAGGGATCTTCCAGAGTGCCTTCTCTTGCAATTGCGACATTTGGGTCGTAACCCCTTCGGGTCCCTTGGGGCACCTCCTGGAGCGCTCAAGACCTCAGTGATTGAAGCCATTGTGCTCCATCACTTGAAGGATTTGGAAAAGAGGCAGTATGCCAAAATTGCTAGGGCTCTGAACGTCACTGTAGAAGATGTCTTTCATGCCACCAAGGTGATCGGAGAGCTTGAGCCGAAACCTGGGCGACCGTTCATCAATACTCAGAACTACGTCATTGTGCCAGACGTATTTGTCGTCAAGAATGATGGCGAGTGGGTTGTACTGCTAAACGATGACGGGTTGCCACGCATGAGAATCAGCCCGTATTACAAGCAGCTCATTTCGTCGGGGCAGAGTGGTGCGCCTGAAACGAAGGCGTACATGGATGAAAAAATGAGGGCCGCACAGTGGGTAATTCGAAGCATCGAGCAACGCAATAGAACGATTGTCAAAGTGGTCTCGAGCATCGTTAAGTTTCAGGAGGAGTTTTTTGAACATGGAGTACAGTATCTCAAGCCGTTAGTCTTGAAACAGGTGGCTGAAGATATTGGGATGCATGAATCTACGATCAGCCGAGTGACGGCCAATAAATACATGTACTGTCCACAAGGCATGTTGGAGCTGAAGTTCTTCTTCAATGCCGGGCTCCAGCGGGCAGACGAACCGTCCGGCATGCACTCTTCGGTGTCGGTGCGAGATATGATCAAGACCATGGTGGCTCAAGAGGATGCCAAGCGGCCATTGAAAGATGAGGAGATTGCGGCCAGGCTCTTTAGTCAAGGTGTGCGTATTGCACGGAGGACGGTCGCCAAATATCGGGCAGAGTTGAATATTGCTTCAGCAAGCCAGCGGAAACAGTTTTTTTGA
- the lptC gene encoding LPS export ABC transporter periplasmic protein LptC yields MESHSNMWEIIARRALLSLSVLLTIFLGYLLFRNTASPPSSGPSSFNTIDEADAKLGEFTFTQSKGEAVEWQVRAKQARLFDQEKRAVLHEVVLTFYGGSGDEVTVQGEEGTFNTATKDFVLANHESPIVVQTKSGYTIYTNRLEWVEAVREIRTSAPVRIVGHGLEVRGQGLMGRIPSEEFEILQDVHVDLVSAS; encoded by the coding sequence ATGGAGAGCCATTCAAATATGTGGGAAATTATCGCGCGCCGGGCTCTTCTTTCCTTGAGTGTACTCCTGACGATATTTCTTGGTTACCTTCTCTTCCGAAATACCGCATCTCCTCCTAGTAGCGGACCCAGCTCATTCAATACCATTGACGAGGCAGATGCGAAACTAGGGGAGTTTACGTTTACCCAGTCCAAAGGGGAGGCTGTTGAGTGGCAGGTGCGAGCCAAGCAGGCGCGTCTCTTCGATCAAGAAAAGCGGGCCGTTTTGCATGAGGTTGTCCTTACCTTTTATGGGGGATCAGGGGATGAGGTGACAGTTCAAGGTGAAGAGGGTACCTTTAATACGGCAACAAAAGATTTTGTGTTGGCCAATCATGAATCTCCCATCGTCGTACAAACAAAGAGCGGATACACCATTTATACCAACCGACTGGAATGGGTAGAGGCGGTGCGGGAGATTCGGACGAGTGCTCCGGTTCGGATCGTGGGCCATGGGCTGGAGGTTCGGGGACAAGGGTTGATGGGGCGAATACCGTCGGAAGAGTTTGAGATACTTCAAGATGTCCATGTGGATCTGGTGTCTGCTTCTTAG
- the rplQ gene encoding 50S ribosomal protein L17, whose protein sequence is MRHRKKGRQLGRQTKHRGALFRNLVTSLLDQERIETTEAKAKEIRGFTDRMITLGKEGTLPARRRALGFLRSKSVVSKLFGDVAARFKDRPGGYTRIIKTRRRIGDAAEMVAIELVARQETTALKKSPASQAQASPTGASTSS, encoded by the coding sequence GTGCGACATAGAAAAAAAGGACGACAACTTGGTCGACAGACTAAACACCGAGGGGCCCTTTTCCGAAACTTAGTGACCTCGTTGCTGGATCAAGAGCGTATTGAAACGACAGAGGCAAAAGCCAAGGAAATTAGAGGGTTTACTGACCGCATGATCACGCTTGGGAAGGAGGGGACGCTTCCTGCTCGACGGCGAGCGTTAGGGTTCCTTCGAAGTAAGTCCGTGGTCTCGAAGCTTTTTGGCGACGTTGCTGCACGGTTTAAAGATCGACCGGGTGGATACACTAGAATCATTAAGACTCGTCGTCGTATTGGAGACGCTGCGGAAATGGTGGCTATTGAATTAGTTGCTCGTCAAGAAACCACGGCCCTCAAAAAGTCGCCTGCAAGTCAAGCGCAGGCTTCGCCAACGGGAGCGAGCACGTCTTCCTAG
- a CDS encoding MerR family transcriptional regulator, whose amino-acid sequence MGVNTKVIERTDNKGIGKEAEGIKAIQVCQLFDISKATLFRWEREGVIARPARDWRNWRLYTRKNVDEIEKVICGRKRAV is encoded by the coding sequence ATGGGTGTAAATACGAAAGTGATTGAGCGTACGGATAATAAAGGTATAGGAAAAGAAGCTGAGGGAATCAAGGCTATTCAGGTGTGCCAGTTGTTCGATATTTCTAAGGCCACTCTGTTCCGGTGGGAACGAGAAGGGGTTATTGCACGTCCAGCACGCGACTGGCGGAATTGGCGACTCTATACACGAAAGAATGTGGATGAAATCGAGAAAGTCATTTGCGGTAGAAAACGTGCCGTGTAA
- the lptB gene encoding LPS export ABC transporter ATP-binding protein: MRASSVAREGGVSLRANGLVKSFRGRKVVKGVAIEVFAGEVVGLLGPNGAGKTTIFDMMVGLCQPDEGEITFKGESVTNLPMYKRARKGIGYLPQESSVFRRLSVEDNVLAILEMLGYARQERNERVDALLQELDLGHIRTSMAYALSGGERRRLEITRALAATPSFMLLDEPFAGIDPIAVADIQQIITRLKVKGIGILITDHNVQETLSIVDRAYIINEGVILESGSPDAIVQSETARAVYLGEQFRL, translated from the coding sequence ATGCGAGCGAGCAGCGTGGCACGAGAAGGCGGTGTATCACTCCGAGCGAACGGATTAGTGAAAAGCTTTCGTGGGCGAAAGGTCGTCAAAGGCGTCGCCATCGAGGTCTTTGCAGGTGAAGTCGTGGGCCTTCTTGGGCCAAATGGAGCCGGGAAGACAACGATCTTCGACATGATGGTCGGATTATGTCAGCCGGATGAAGGAGAGATTACCTTCAAAGGTGAATCCGTTACGAATCTACCGATGTACAAACGGGCGCGTAAGGGTATCGGGTATCTGCCGCAAGAGTCGTCCGTGTTTCGTCGCCTCTCGGTGGAAGATAATGTCCTGGCCATTCTGGAAATGCTGGGATATGCTCGTCAAGAGCGAAATGAACGGGTCGATGCCCTGCTTCAAGAACTGGATCTGGGACACATTCGAACGAGCATGGCGTATGCCCTTTCCGGAGGTGAACGGCGGCGATTGGAGATTACGCGTGCACTGGCGGCCACTCCGTCCTTTATGTTGCTAGATGAGCCGTTTGCTGGAATTGACCCGATCGCGGTAGCGGACATTCAGCAGATCATCACACGGCTTAAAGTCAAAGGGATTGGTATTTTGATTACCGATCATAATGTCCAGGAAACGCTCTCCATCGTCGATCGAGCGTATATCATCAATGAGGGCGTGATTTTAGAATCGGGTTCCCCTGATGCGATTGTGCAGAGCGAAACGGCCAGAGCGGTGTATCTTGGAGAACAGTTTAGATTGTAG
- a CDS encoding DNA-directed RNA polymerase subunit alpha — MIKAMKDFQVPMRVEVDKDTQSPTFGRFTTEAFERGFGTTIGNALRRILLSSLTGAAVTTVKIEGVVHEFSTISGVTEDVTAIILNIKSLRLALHTDKPKTIRLKKKGPGEAKGSDVLHDAEVSILTPDLHIATLDKDATLDIEMTVKHGRGYVPAERNKEEGLPIGVIAIDSVFSPIKRVNFHVENARVGRMTDYDKLAMEIWTDGTISPRDALSTAAGILREHLDIFINPEERNEGKSEVGYEESHREVNKNLSRSVNELELSVRAANCLKNANIKTIADLVQKSEGEMLRTKNFGKKSLNEIKEILSEMGLSLGTKVEASSPHNGSPKSE; from the coding sequence ATGATCAAAGCGATGAAGGACTTTCAGGTCCCAATGCGGGTGGAAGTCGACAAGGATACACAGTCCCCCACATTCGGGCGCTTCACAACGGAGGCGTTTGAACGGGGGTTCGGTACCACGATTGGTAATGCCCTCCGTCGCATTTTGTTGTCGTCGCTTACGGGTGCTGCGGTGACCACCGTGAAAATCGAGGGGGTTGTTCATGAGTTCTCAACAATCTCCGGCGTGACGGAAGATGTCACGGCAATTATCTTAAACATTAAGAGCCTACGCTTGGCACTCCATACGGACAAACCCAAAACCATTCGTTTGAAAAAGAAGGGACCTGGCGAAGCGAAGGGCTCGGATGTTCTTCACGATGCTGAGGTGAGTATTCTAACCCCTGATTTGCATATTGCGACTCTCGACAAGGATGCCACGTTGGATATTGAGATGACTGTCAAGCACGGACGTGGGTATGTCCCAGCGGAACGTAACAAGGAAGAAGGGTTGCCGATTGGCGTGATTGCCATTGACTCAGTGTTTTCTCCGATCAAGCGGGTAAATTTTCATGTGGAAAATGCGCGCGTCGGACGTATGACCGACTATGACAAGCTGGCGATGGAAATCTGGACTGACGGTACGATTAGTCCAAGAGATGCACTTTCCACAGCTGCGGGGATCTTACGCGAGCACCTGGATATCTTCATCAACCCAGAAGAGCGCAACGAAGGGAAGAGCGAGGTAGGGTATGAGGAATCTCATCGGGAAGTGAACAAGAATCTTTCGCGTAGTGTCAATGAATTAGAGTTGTCTGTTCGGGCCGCCAATTGTCTGAAGAATGCAAATATCAAAACCATCGCCGATCTTGTCCAAAAGTCTGAAGGGGAGATGTTACGGACGAAGAACTTCGGGAAGAAGTCTCTTAACGAGATCAAGGAAATTCTCTCTGAAATGGGCCTTTCCCTAGGGACGAAGGTTGAGGCGTCGTCTCCACACAACGGAAGTCCGAAATCAGAATGA
- the raiA gene encoding ribosome-associated translation inhibitor RaiA — MTLKITSRHMDMTPALRSYVETRFARLDRYGLKVGSLQVILGVEKLQHKAEVTGVVSGKQVQAKITTPEMYATIDALVDRIDAQFRKLKERLVSHKPDKPKRRTVAR; from the coding sequence ATGACATTAAAAATCACAAGCCGTCACATGGACATGACGCCAGCGCTGAGAAGTTATGTGGAGACTCGATTTGCTCGGCTGGATCGCTACGGGTTAAAGGTTGGGTCATTACAGGTCATATTGGGAGTGGAAAAGCTTCAGCATAAGGCGGAGGTTACCGGTGTTGTGAGTGGCAAGCAAGTGCAAGCGAAGATTACAACACCCGAGATGTATGCCACCATTGATGCACTGGTTGATCGTATTGATGCACAGTTTCGAAAATTGAAGGAGCGGCTTGTTAGTCATAAGCCCGACAAACCAAAGCGGCGAACCGTAGCTCGTTGA
- the pilM gene encoding type IV pilus assembly protein PilM, protein MLSSLKKLVETDLISMLTPRRQLVGLDIGSSAIKIAQLKESKGRYSLQKFGVKPLEPEVIVDGTVMDEGRVVSAIQELFEEASVKNKYVAISISGHAVIVKKISLPPMPDEELEGQVKLAAEQYIPFDINEVNIDFHVLPPDPSSDDQGDMAVILVAAKKDKISELTELVKTAGLIPMVMDVDAFAIENMHGINYPLAQEETTALVNLGASVMNVNITRAGFSLFTRDIPLGGNRYTEAIQREMGLSFEEAEESKKRDGGGEAGGMSVGSVLDSVNAEVASEIARTVDYFKTSGPNADLNRVLVCGGVANAKGLIQQLSDRMQVPVEMADPFAEIDTAGCEIDPGLLAELAPSAAVSVGLALRAVGDR, encoded by the coding sequence ATGTTGAGTTCACTGAAAAAACTCGTTGAAACGGACCTTATCTCAATGCTGACCCCCCGCCGGCAGCTTGTGGGGCTTGATATTGGATCAAGTGCGATCAAGATCGCGCAGCTCAAGGAAAGTAAGGGGCGGTACTCTCTTCAGAAGTTCGGCGTGAAGCCACTTGAACCGGAAGTGATTGTTGATGGAACAGTGATGGATGAGGGACGTGTCGTCTCAGCCATTCAAGAACTCTTTGAGGAGGCCAGCGTCAAGAATAAATATGTTGCCATCTCTATTTCAGGTCATGCTGTCATTGTAAAAAAGATCAGTCTCCCGCCAATGCCTGACGAAGAGCTTGAAGGCCAAGTAAAATTGGCGGCTGAGCAATATATTCCATTTGATATCAACGAGGTTAACATCGATTTTCATGTATTGCCTCCAGACCCATCGAGCGATGACCAGGGAGATATGGCGGTGATCCTTGTCGCGGCCAAAAAGGACAAAATCAGTGAGTTGACTGAGCTTGTCAAGACAGCTGGGCTTATCCCGATGGTCATGGATGTCGATGCGTTTGCGATCGAAAACATGCATGGAATCAACTATCCTCTGGCACAGGAAGAAACGACCGCTTTGGTCAATCTAGGTGCAAGTGTGATGAATGTGAATATTACACGTGCGGGGTTTTCTCTATTTACCAGAGATATTCCGCTGGGTGGGAATAGGTATACCGAAGCGATCCAACGGGAGATGGGGTTGTCGTTCGAAGAAGCGGAGGAAAGTAAGAAGAGAGATGGAGGTGGTGAAGCTGGCGGGATGTCCGTCGGTAGCGTGCTGGACAGTGTGAATGCGGAAGTGGCTTCCGAGATTGCCCGAACCGTGGATTACTTTAAAACTTCTGGTCCCAATGCCGACCTGAATCGGGTCCTGGTGTGCGGCGGTGTCGCAAACGCGAAAGGGCTGATTCAGCAGCTGAGCGATCGGATGCAAGTGCCTGTAGAAATGGCTGATCCCTTCGCCGAGATTGACACTGCTGGGTGTGAAATAGATCCCGGCCTTCTTGCGGAGCTTGCGCCATCCGCGGCCGTCAGTGTCGGATTAGCCTTACGCGCGGTGGGTGACCGATGA
- the rapZ gene encoding RNase adapter RapZ produces MARLNLVIISGLSGSGKSYALKAFEDAGYFCIDNLPPALLPTFVDLCHQQHSEIANVALGVDVRERGFFADFVGILERIRTLGHAVQVLFLEAREEVLIRRFSESRRPHPLLPHRPVGEGIRFEKERIAEVRRQADRIIDTSDLTVHELGDLLGKEFLQDSSDRRLTISFLTFGYKFGVPYDIDLLFDVRFLKNPFFVPDLKPLSGEDAQVRNFVLTDSEAIVFIEHVDGLLKFLLPLYQRERRSYLTIAIGCTGGRHRSVAIAGHLRARFAALGFQVGLKHRDINKA; encoded by the coding sequence ATGGCGCGACTTAATCTGGTCATCATCAGTGGATTATCAGGGTCTGGAAAATCCTATGCGTTAAAGGCGTTCGAGGACGCCGGGTATTTCTGTATTGATAACCTTCCTCCTGCCCTCCTCCCGACCTTCGTCGATCTTTGCCATCAGCAACATAGTGAGATTGCAAACGTCGCGCTCGGTGTCGATGTACGAGAGCGAGGGTTTTTTGCAGATTTCGTAGGGATTCTTGAGCGGATCAGAACTCTTGGTCATGCGGTGCAGGTGCTTTTTCTTGAGGCTCGGGAAGAGGTCCTCATCCGGCGCTTCTCTGAATCCCGGCGACCCCATCCCCTCTTGCCACATCGACCGGTTGGGGAAGGAATTCGATTTGAGAAGGAGCGGATCGCTGAGGTCCGACGACAGGCGGATCGGATCATCGACACATCCGATCTCACAGTGCACGAGCTCGGTGACCTGCTTGGAAAGGAGTTTTTACAGGACTCCTCCGATCGGCGACTCACTATATCCTTTTTGACTTTCGGGTATAAATTCGGGGTCCCGTACGATATTGATTTGTTGTTCGATGTGCGCTTCCTGAAAAACCCATTCTTTGTACCAGATCTCAAGCCGCTGTCTGGTGAGGACGCGCAGGTCCGCAATTTTGTTTTGACGGACTCTGAAGCTATTGTATTCATCGAGCATGTTGACGGACTTCTGAAGTTTCTCCTGCCACTGTATCAGCGTGAGCGGCGCAGCTATCTCACAATTGCAATCGGATGTACCGGTGGACGCCATCGCTCAGTGGCGATTGCAGGACATCTCCGTGCGCGATTTGCTGCGCTGGGTTTCCAAGTGGGTCTCAAGCATAGAGATATCAATAAAGCTTAG
- a CDS encoding pilus assembly protein PilP, producing the protein MYGLEFEQGQREIRRYVQVAGVCAVCWWSVILGSGYVQAESSPIPGHIAPMRHDSIKAPSASEVPPQTPAAVETPFSTGNGQVPSQLPVGEGMTGAGYDPSGRRDPFAPVIQELQVGKADSTLPPLQRVTLTELNLIAIVWGAYGYTAMVQTPEGHGYTVRRGTRIGQNNGVVSAVTERGIIVQERFTDVYGKKQEREHVKLLHPKEGSE; encoded by the coding sequence ATGTATGGTTTAGAGTTTGAGCAAGGTCAGCGGGAAATACGGCGGTATGTGCAAGTCGCCGGCGTCTGTGCGGTTTGTTGGTGGAGTGTGATTCTGGGGAGTGGGTATGTCCAAGCCGAATCCTCTCCCATTCCTGGGCATATCGCGCCAATGAGACACGACTCCATTAAGGCACCTTCCGCGTCAGAGGTTCCACCTCAGACTCCTGCCGCAGTGGAAACGCCATTCTCGACTGGGAATGGTCAGGTCCCATCCCAATTGCCAGTAGGTGAGGGAATGACCGGGGCGGGGTATGACCCTTCTGGTCGTCGTGATCCGTTTGCCCCCGTTATCCAGGAGCTTCAGGTAGGGAAAGCGGATAGCACACTTCCCCCGTTACAACGGGTAACGCTGACAGAGCTGAACCTGATTGCCATTGTATGGGGGGCCTACGGATACACGGCAATGGTGCAGACACCTGAAGGACATGGGTATACCGTTCGAAGGGGGACGCGGATCGGTCAGAACAATGGAGTGGTCAGCGCGGTGACCGAACGCGGCATCATCGTTCAGGAGCGATTTACGGATGTGTATGGCAAAAAGCAGGAACGGGAGCATGTGAAGCTCCTACATCCCAAAGAGGGCTCAGAATGA
- the pilO gene encoding type 4a pilus biogenesis protein PilO: MELPRLNLDALRSVPTSQKMALLLLVIGGMIAGFYFYIVQPKSESIAALESENTRLEGEIQTLTIKVKHLDELVAANKQLEIELAKKKERLPPEEEAIMLLKQVSDLGVRLGLDIKLWRPGAQAEDPSKLFVKMPVSVEVAGVYHIAGLFFDRINRLPRIITVSGLKMGSPKMEQGRIVSQTTFDLIAYAAPQEKPVSGTAQSVQASKVVRAGK; the protein is encoded by the coding sequence ATGGAATTGCCTCGACTTAACCTTGACGCGCTCCGCAGTGTTCCTACTTCCCAAAAGATGGCTCTCTTGCTGCTCGTGATCGGCGGCATGATTGCCGGGTTTTATTTCTATATTGTGCAGCCGAAATCGGAGAGTATTGCGGCGCTCGAGTCGGAGAACACCAGGTTGGAGGGTGAGATTCAGACCTTGACGATCAAGGTGAAGCATCTTGATGAGCTTGTCGCAGCAAATAAGCAGTTAGAAATCGAATTAGCCAAGAAGAAAGAGCGTCTTCCCCCTGAAGAAGAAGCCATTATGTTGCTCAAGCAGGTTTCTGATCTTGGGGTACGACTAGGTCTGGACATCAAGCTATGGCGTCCTGGGGCGCAGGCCGAAGATCCGTCGAAGCTGTTTGTCAAAATGCCTGTCAGTGTGGAAGTCGCGGGCGTATATCACATCGCCGGGCTATTCTTTGATCGCATTAATCGACTACCCCGGATTATCACGGTGTCGGGGCTCAAGATGGGTTCTCCCAAAATGGAACAGGGACGAATCGTTTCTCAAACAACATTCGACCTCATTGCCTACGCCGCTCCACAGGAAAAACCAGTTTCTGGAACAGCGCAGTCGGTGCAGGCATCAAAAGTGGTACGCGCTGGTAAATAG